The Bacillaceae bacterium IKA-2 DNA window GTTAAAAGGAACACCAAGAAAGACGTCGGCACTTCTTTGGTAGAGCTGACATGATAACTTTCCATCATTAACGTAAAATTGAAATAAACAATGGCACGGCGCTAACGCCATCTCATTAAGCTCACCTACGTTCCACGCATTGACAACCAGTCTTCGTGAGTCTGGATTTCTCTTGATTTCTGCTATTACATTTGAAATTTGATCAATAGTTGTCCCATCTGGAGCGGTCCAAGAACGCCACTGTTTTCCGTAGACTGGACCCAAATCACCATTTTCATCTGCCCATTGATCCCATATTTTTACATTATTTTCTTTTAAATAGCGAATATTTGAATCTCCTTTTAAAAACCAAAGCAGTTCATGGATAATTGCTCTTAAAGCAAGTTTTTTTGTTGTTAAGAGCGGAAAACCTTCTGCTAGGTTACAACGCATTTGATAACCGAACACACTAATCGTACCTGTACCCGTCCGATCCATCTTTTCTGTACCGTTTTCTATTATATGTTTAGCTAATTTTAAATAGTGCTGATCCATAAAAAACAACCTTTCTTTTCGAGAGACAATTTTGAATTATAATTTATTGTCAGCTAAAGCCTCTACTTTTAATTCATAACTAAACATTTATATTTATTCAGCAGTAAGCCGTGCTTCACATTCAATAATTGTTATATTTCTTACTTTTAATAAATCAACTTCATAGGGTTGAACTTTTTGTCCATTTTCTTCTAAAATACGAACGATTGGCCTCATGCCGAAAAATTTATTTTGCGCTGAAACAACGCCTTTTCTGTGATCATTTAAGTAAACTGTAATTCCAATTGGATAAATAGCAATTGTTTTACTAAACACTTCTACAATATTTATGTCAAATAAAGTCCCTGCACCGGCATACAGTAATTCTAAGCCTTCATGAGGAAGCAATGCCT harbors:
- a CDS encoding thymidylate synthase, with amino-acid sequence MDQHYLKLAKHIIENGTEKMDRTGTGTISVFGYQMRCNLAEGFPLLTTKKLALRAIIHELLWFLKGDSNIRYLKENNVKIWDQWADENGDLGPVYGKQWRSWTAPDGTTIDQISNVIAEIKRNPDSRRLVVNAWNVGELNEMALAPCHCLFQFYVNDGKLSCQLYQRSADVFLGVPFNIASYALLTQMIAQVCDLEPGEFVHSFGDVHIYLNHLEQMKLQLSREPKALPVMKLNPKVKSVFDFTIDDFELVGYEAHPHIKGEVSV